A single genomic interval of Babylonia areolata isolate BAREFJ2019XMU chromosome 26, ASM4173473v1, whole genome shotgun sequence harbors:
- the LOC143300638 gene encoding trypsin-3-like isoform X1, protein MMLRVVMEAAILKKTMAGVVAVVVAAVALALSGSCQGDSLANNTIQFNLLRHFLLRRAFSSSPSPPSPAATTPTRTAGGLPQARIIGGSRVTERCKAPFNSMAAMQLYANDPVHRLTHCSGVLISPDVVVTAASCLMPYFNFPTSALTILLGESSFDFVDRYQASAYMDEFKIHHSFNNFTLENNIGLIKLRAPAALNECVQPMQLYRGDATQCTSALMNCTVTGWGPFFYDPNSKTLQNSKQPLYGHIRLADEAISRMLAGSPAYPNVTMKPNNLLGLPYPDWNIQTCLLDWGGMAACQIADTWKLRGIISEHNCIPTGNAAPMEFSNVEKFRSWIDACVNDFKSSACQAFVP, encoded by the exons ATGATGCTTCGAGTGGTCATGGAGGCCGCCATTTTGAAAAAG ACGATGGCCGGAGTTGTTGCAGTGGTGGTTGCGGCTGTTGCTCTGGCGCTGTCCGGCTCTTGCCAAGGTGACAGTCTGGCCAATAACACCATCCAGTTCAACCTCCTGAGGCATT TTCTGCTTCGGAGAgctttttcatcatcaccatcaccaccatcaccagcagcgACCACCCCAACGCGAACGGCAGGCGGTCTCCCTCAAGCCCGAATCATCGGCGGTTCGCGAGTGACGGAGCGGTGTAAGGCGCCCTTCAACTCCATGGCGGCCATGCAGCTCTACGCCAACGACCCAGTGCACAGGCTGACTCACTGCTCGGGGGTACTTATCTCCCCTGATGTTGTCGTCACTGCCGCTTCCTGTCTGATGCC CTACTTCAACTTCCCCACCTCAGCGCTGACCATTCTGCTGGGCGAGAGCAGCTTCGACTTCGTGGACCGGTACCAAGCCAGTGCCTACATGGACGAGTTCAAGATCCACCACAGCTTTAACAACTTCACCTTAG aaaacaatatcGGCCTGATAAAGCTTCGGGCACCAGCGGCGCTGAACGAGTGTGTGCAGCCTATGCAGCTCTACCGAGGGGACGCAACCCAGTGCACTTCCGCCCTCATGAACTGCACGGTCACAGGCTGGGGCCCCTTTTTCTATGATc ccaaCTCCAAGACTCTGCAGAACTCCAAGCAGCCTCTGTACGGCCACATCCGGCTGGCTGACGAGGCGATATCAAGGATGCTGGCTGGCTCCCCTGCTTACCCCAATGTCACCATGAAGCCGAACAATCTTCTGGGGCTGCCCTACCCGGACTGGAATATCCAGACCTGCCTG CTGGACTGGGGAGGTATGGCAGCATGTCAGATAGCCGACACCTGGAAGCTTCGCGGAATCATCAGCGAGCACAACTGTATCCCGACAGGCAACGCGGCTCCCATGGAGTTCAGCAACGTGGAGAAGTTCCGGTCGTGGATCGACGCATGCGTGAACGACTTCAAATCGTCTGCCTGCCAAGCTTTCGTGCCTTGA
- the LOC143300638 gene encoding trypsin-3-like isoform X2: MAGVVAVVVAAVALALSGSCQGDSLANNTIQFNLLRHFLLRRAFSSSPSPPSPAATTPTRTAGGLPQARIIGGSRVTERCKAPFNSMAAMQLYANDPVHRLTHCSGVLISPDVVVTAASCLMPYFNFPTSALTILLGESSFDFVDRYQASAYMDEFKIHHSFNNFTLENNIGLIKLRAPAALNECVQPMQLYRGDATQCTSALMNCTVTGWGPFFYDPNSKTLQNSKQPLYGHIRLADEAISRMLAGSPAYPNVTMKPNNLLGLPYPDWNIQTCLLDWGGMAACQIADTWKLRGIISEHNCIPTGNAAPMEFSNVEKFRSWIDACVNDFKSSACQAFVP, translated from the exons ATGGCCGGAGTTGTTGCAGTGGTGGTTGCGGCTGTTGCTCTGGCGCTGTCCGGCTCTTGCCAAGGTGACAGTCTGGCCAATAACACCATCCAGTTCAACCTCCTGAGGCATT TTCTGCTTCGGAGAgctttttcatcatcaccatcaccaccatcaccagcagcgACCACCCCAACGCGAACGGCAGGCGGTCTCCCTCAAGCCCGAATCATCGGCGGTTCGCGAGTGACGGAGCGGTGTAAGGCGCCCTTCAACTCCATGGCGGCCATGCAGCTCTACGCCAACGACCCAGTGCACAGGCTGACTCACTGCTCGGGGGTACTTATCTCCCCTGATGTTGTCGTCACTGCCGCTTCCTGTCTGATGCC CTACTTCAACTTCCCCACCTCAGCGCTGACCATTCTGCTGGGCGAGAGCAGCTTCGACTTCGTGGACCGGTACCAAGCCAGTGCCTACATGGACGAGTTCAAGATCCACCACAGCTTTAACAACTTCACCTTAG aaaacaatatcGGCCTGATAAAGCTTCGGGCACCAGCGGCGCTGAACGAGTGTGTGCAGCCTATGCAGCTCTACCGAGGGGACGCAACCCAGTGCACTTCCGCCCTCATGAACTGCACGGTCACAGGCTGGGGCCCCTTTTTCTATGATc ccaaCTCCAAGACTCTGCAGAACTCCAAGCAGCCTCTGTACGGCCACATCCGGCTGGCTGACGAGGCGATATCAAGGATGCTGGCTGGCTCCCCTGCTTACCCCAATGTCACCATGAAGCCGAACAATCTTCTGGGGCTGCCCTACCCGGACTGGAATATCCAGACCTGCCTG CTGGACTGGGGAGGTATGGCAGCATGTCAGATAGCCGACACCTGGAAGCTTCGCGGAATCATCAGCGAGCACAACTGTATCCCGACAGGCAACGCGGCTCCCATGGAGTTCAGCAACGTGGAGAAGTTCCGGTCGTGGATCGACGCATGCGTGAACGACTTCAAATCGTCTGCCTGCCAAGCTTTCGTGCCTTGA